DNA sequence from the Cyprinus carpio isolate SPL01 chromosome A9, ASM1834038v1, whole genome shotgun sequence genome:
AAGCATTAGTTTTTTGACTGGTTTTACAGGGATAAAAGTGATTCTGAGAAATGTAATGTTTCGCCATTAAGTTTCAAGTGTCTTGTGTAATGGATGACCTTTCTCACCATTCCATGTGCAATTCCCTCCGGATTCATGCACAAATATCGCTCACTCTTCACACCACAGATACCCACTATGCCCGGCCTGACAGCAAACACTCTCAGCAAGCCTTAAAGACAAAAAGAGAATGAAGAAAAACtcattaaacagaaataaaagaaatggGAACAATATAAAGAAGATACATTTATTCTGACAATTATATATGTGCAAAtgagggattttttttctctgtattaatGAAGGTTTGGTAAATAAATCATACTGTACTCAGAAGGCTCGTGTACGCCCCAAACACTGCCATTCATCACAATCTGTAGGTGGAAACCAATCCCAACACGGCAATACAGGAGCTGATGTCGAGCTGGATTAGACTCCCCTATGGCTGCTGGGATATTCAAAGAGCAAAAATAATAACATCTAAGAAATGTTGAACTATAGTTAGATGGTAAGATGGGGGGCATCTGAAATCACACACTTCCCTATTATATAGAAAAACAGTTTGTGAACAAAGAAGTATGTGTTTAAAAGAAGATATGTGccaatagtgaaagtgaaagtgacgtgacatacagccaagtatggtgacccatactcagaattcgtgctctgcatttaatccatccgaagtgcacacacagcagtgaacacacacacaccgtgaacacacaaccagagcagtgggtatcatttatgctgcggcgcctggggagcagttgggggttcagtgccttgctcaagggcacctcagtcgtggtattgccgccccaagactcgaacccacaaccttagggttaggagtcaaactctctgaccactaggccacgacttcccccatatgacagtgaagcaacacaactgttgcTAAGTCACATGACAGCATGGCGGATGTAGTGCGTCCAGATTTCAATCAAACTACACACATTCGTATTCTAaagaactaattttttttaacagatgctAGGGAattgtttactcaaaaatgtacCTACGCAGACAGAGTATGATTTCGGACACAGCCAGGGTGATAAAGCTGCTGAAGGtggttatattgtaaaataaaaatgttattttatgttctcattgattaaaatattgttttgaaataaatatatttataatcagtGGTTACTAACAAACTGGTATGATTGCGTGCATGTTCTCTTGTGCAAAAAACTGCCCTGCTAATACACTCGCATCATGGTTCGGCTATCAGCGAAAAGTTATCAGCATGCGTCACAGATTTGTCCTTGTGTCTTTGATTACTTTAAACTAGACAGAAGTTGTTATATATAGACAGTCTAGTGGATAGACATCTGTCATATGTTCAGCTCTCAAAACACATTTGTCTTCTGTGCAGCtctatgtaaaaatgtattatcacaAAAAAGGATGGCCTACTATTAGGCTgctaatagtaataaaaaattcaTCATGTACTGGGGGTTTTGCCAAATGCACGTACACCGTACACACATTATTTATGACACAAAATACAGTGTCATGTGATAAACAGAAATATCCACTGCAGTCATTCTCAGCCTTTTTGACTGCAAAGCCCCATGACTTTACTCAAAGCCTCATGACTTTACTGAAAGCCCCATGACTTTACTGAAAGCCCCATGACTTTACTGAAAGCCCCATGACTTTACTGAAAGCCCCATGACTTTACTCAGactccatgacttttccagttgtttgtgatttGATGGATAAGGACTAATGATAgggattttaaaacatattttgtagtctaaaaaactatttaagaGTGTGACATaactataaaaatgcatattaaattttaaaaagtaatttatgtaTCCATTCCAGGTGTAGAAATCACACTTTGACATTAGGCTACCTCATATATCTTGGTTTTTCAAGACAGTTGTTGAGATGGTGAATTTAATGAAGAactgtcatgatttttttttagctgttttagcttattttaatgctttgtCTTAATTTAAGTCACTTTTAAACATCTTAAGGCCCAATTAGAAGTTTTTGTTTTGCAGAAGAACCACTGATGTACCATATATTCAGGCAATGATGTATGAGATGCTGTGCTATATTCTGAATACAGTCACAGTAAAAGGACACTAAGATGCAACAACTTTTACCTTGTTAAATTCacaaaacagcatggttttgagTTCTgtatcacttttttaaaatgccttttaaacaattttagtCCAAAATTACCATATTTACAAtcattacataaattaattacagaaaatttGCAATACGTAATATTTGTCTTAATGTGCTGTGATTAATCAACTATTtcttctatacacacacacacacacacacacacacacacacacacacacacacacacacacacacacacacacacacacacacatatatttggaTTAACATTCCCATGAATAGTGAAAAAGGTGTTTTGAATAAACAAGCTGGTACAGATTTGATCTTacctttctctctcatttttgcATCCCTCATTGAGAGCTGCCACATGTGTCTCACGCGGCTGGCCTGGTCACCTGAGGACTCGGTTTCTCCATCTGTGCAGTTACATCTTACACAAATT
Encoded proteins:
- the fgf9 gene encoding fibroblast growth factor 4A isoform X1, which produces MPLSWIWTLLCIISVILSICVRCNCTDGETESSGDQASRVRHMWQLSMRDAKMREKAAIGESNPARHQLLYCRVGIGFHLQIVMNGSVWGVHEPSEYSLLRVFAVRPGIVGICGVKSERYLCMNPEGIAHGMKKFSNECLFKENMEENHYNTYASLSTGFFLALSQQGQLRKGKKVGRHQACTHFLPRKPLSH